The following DNA comes from Micromonospora chokoriensis.
CAACGGCGGGGCCGACCACTACCGGAGCATCGCCGTCGCCACCGCCCTGGCCGCAACGGGCGGGCAGGACCAGGCACTGACGAAGATGGTCGACTACCTGCGGGCACACGTCGACGCCGCGATCTTCCCGAACGGCGACACCGCCGCGCCGCACACCGCCAACGTCGCCAACCTCGCCCTGCTGGCCACGATCACCGGCGGCGACCCGCGCGCGTTCGGCGGCCGGAACCTGGTCGCCACGCTCACCGACCGGGTGTGCGCCGTAACCGATGTCGACGCCGGCTGCGCCGCCGCCGGTGACTTCGCCGGATCGACCGGACCGATGACCCACGCGACAGCGCTGCTCGCGCTCAAGCGGGCCGGCGTCACCCCGCCCGCCCCGACTGTTGCTCGTCTGACCGAGCAGCAGTGCGCGAGCGGCGCCTTCGGTGGCCTGTGGCTCGCCCCGGCCGAGTTCTGCGACCCGGACATCGCCGCCACGACCCTGGCCGTCCTCGCGCTGCACGCCCTCGGCGGTCAGGACGAGGCGCTGGGCTCGGCCAAGGCGTTCCTGGCCGGGGCGCAGGAGACCGACGGCGGTTACCAGCCCTACACCGGGGCGGGGTTGACCGACACCTACTCGACCGGACACGCCGCGCAGGCCCTCGCCGTGCTGGGCGTCACCGACCGGGCCGCCGCCGCCACCGGTTTTCTGGTCGGCCGGATCGCCACCGGCGGCGGGCTCAGCCCCGACCCGAGCAACCCGGACGCCGACCTGGCCGCCACCGGCGCGGCGGCGCTCGCGCTCGCCGGCACGAACCTCGCCGCGCTGACCCACCGCCTGGGCGGGCCACCACCGGCCGGGTTCCGGCCGGATCTGGCCAAGGGAGTGTCCTATCTCGTCGCGCCGGCCAACCTGATCGACGGCCGGTACTACGAGTCGTTCCCCGGCTACCCCGACTTCGGGTTGACCATCGACGGCGCGTACGCGTTGGCCGCCACCGGCGGGGACGACGCGAAGCTGCGGGCGATCGTCGAGTTCCTGCGCGGTGGCGGCGCGGTCGGTGACAACGGCTTCACCGTCGACATGTGGTTGGGCGTCGGCACCGACTACGCCGTCGGCGGCGCGATCGGCAAGGTCGCGTTGCTGGCCCAGGCCACCGGCTACGACCCACGCTCCTTCGGCGGACACGACCTGATCGCCGCGCTGGGCGACGTAACCTGCGCCAAGGTCGACGCGCAGACCGGCTGCGCCGGGGCGGGCAACTACCGGTACGCCACCTCGGTCTTCGGTCAGTCGCTCGGCATCATCGCGCAGCTACGCGCGGGACAGGGCGAGGCCGCCGCCAAGCCGGTCGAGTTCCTCAGGGGACTGCAACGCGCCGACGGGTCCTTCCCCAGCCTCATCCCGGCGGCGGACACCGACCGGGACGTCGACAGCACCGCGATGGCCGCGATGGCCCTGGCCGCGCTGGCCGACGACCCGGCGGCGGTCACCGCCGTCGACAAGGCGCTGGCCTGGATCGCCTCCACGCAGAAGGAGCACGGCGGGTTCCCCGGCGCGGCCGGCGACTCCACCAACTCCACCGCCCTCGCCATCCAGGGCCTCACCCTGCGTGGCAGCAGCTACGCCGCTCAGGTCGACAAGGCGCTGGCGTTTCTGGCCTCCCAGCAGAACGACGACGGCGGCTTCACCGTCGCGGCCGGTGGTCAGGCGGGATCGGACGTCCGCGCCTCCACCCAGGTCGTCAGCGGCGCCACCGGCATCTCGTTCGCCGCCCTGACCCGGGACGTGCACGACGCGCCGGGTCCGGACCCGTCCGGCTCACCCACGCCCACGCCGACGCCGAGCGCCAGCCAACCGTCCTCGTCGACGGCGACACCCGGTGCGACCCCGTCGACGACGGGCCCCCGCGGGCACTCGTGGGGCAGCCTGCCCCGTACCGGCGTGTCCATCATGACCATCGCCCTGCTGGCGCTGGTGCTCGTCATCGGCGGTGTCCTGCTGCTGGTCGCTGCCCGTCGCCGCGCGGTGTCCGACGCCGGCGGTGGATCGTGACCGCCCGCCGGTGGCTCCGGTCGATCGCGGCCCTGACGATCGTCGCCGCGCCGGTGGTGGCACCCACGCCGGCGCTGGCCGCGCCCCTGCCGATCGGGCAGTGCACCACCTCGTCCGGGGTGATCCTCGCTGTCGACTTCAGCCGGTGGGGCGGGCCGCTGCTGCGGTCCTGCGGCACCACCCCGACCACCGGCTACCAACTGCTCAACCAGGGTGGCTGGCGCACCACCGGAACCCAGCACGACGGGCCCGCGTTCATCTGCCGCATCGGCTACGCGGGTCACCAGGGCGGAACGCAGTACCCCACCCCGGCCGACGAGAAGTGTGCACTCACCCCACCGGCCAGCGCCTACTGGTCCTACTGGCACGCCGACCCAGGGCAGAACAGCTGGGTCTACAGCCAACTCGGCGCGATGAGCTACAAACCCAAGCCCGGAAGCGTCGACCTGTGGATCTTCGGAGCGACCGACATCGGCGGAACCCAGGGACGGCCCACGGTCAGCCCGGACAGCGTCCGCGCCCGCAACAGCAGACCGGTCGGCGTCGCCACCACCGCGCCGCCCCCAGGTGCGCCCACCCCGGCCCAGCCCGGCGGCGGGAACCCACCGGCCGCCGGCAACCCGCCGGCACCGGGTGACCCCGGTGTCGGCCCACCCCCGCCCGGCTTACCACCGGCGGGAGCGCCGGCGTCGATCCCGACGGGCGGTACGCCGACACCTCCGGCCAGCCCGACGACGTTCCCCACAGCGGGAGTGCCGTCCGGGGCGCCGGACGCCACCCCCGACGGGCCGCGCATCCTCGACGCGGCACCCACCGCGACGGCCGCCCGCCAGGACACCGGCTCGGCGCTGCCAGCGCTGATCACCGTCGGCCTGCTGGCCGTCCTCGCCCTGGTCGGCGGTGTCGTCGGCTGGCGGCGACGCCGCACCTGAACCGATGCCCCCGACCCGCACCGGCCTCCCGCACCGCCTCGCGGTCGCCCGGCTGCCCCGCTCCCTGCACCCAGTGGCCTGGTGGCTGTGGGCGCTCGCGCTGGCGACCGCCGCGAGCCGCACCAGCAACCCGCTGTTGCTGCTGCTCATCTTCGCGGTGCTCGGGTTCGTCGTCACCGTCCGCCGCACCGACGCCCCCTGGGCGCGGGCGTTCCGCTACTACCTCTACCTCGCACTGATCATCATCGCGATCCGGGTGGTGTTCCGGACGGTCTTCGCCTCCGGCATCACCCCCGAGGACCACATCCTGTTCCGGCTGCCGCACCTGCCCACCCCCGACTGGTACGCGGGAATCCAGATCGGCGGCCCGGTCTCCCTGGAGGCAACCCTCTCCGCCACCGTCGACGGGCTCCGATTGGCGTGCCTGCTGTGCTGTATCGGCGCCGCCAACAGCCTCGCCAACCCCAAACGTGCCCTGCGGGTCCTCCCCGGCGCGCTGTACGAGCTGGGTGTCGCCGTCACCGTCTCGCTGAGCGTCGCACCACAACTGGTGGAGAGCGTCCAACGGGTCGCGCGTGCCCGCCGGTTACGCGCCGGACGGGCCAGGGGCCTCGGCGCCGCACGGGCCATCCTGATGCCGGTCCTGCACGACGCCCTGGACCGGTCGCTGCGGCTCGCCGCCGCCATGGACGCACGCGGCTACGGCCGGGTCGGCACCGCCACACCCGCCTCGCGACGGCTCACCGGAGTCCTCATGCTCACCGGCATGGCAGGCCTGTGCGTCGGCGCGTACGGCCTGCTCGACCCGGGGGTGCCCCGCCCGGTCGGACTCGGTGGCCTCGGTGGCGGCGTGCTGCTCTGCGTGGCCGCGCTCGCCCTCGGCGGGCGTCGGGTGTCGCGCAGCCGGTACCGACCCGACCCGTGGCAGTGGCCAGAGTGGACGGTCGCCGGTAGCGGGGTCGTCACGGCCGTTGTGCTCGGCGCCGGCACCGGCTACGACCCCGCCGCGCTCAACCCGACCCTCTATCCGCTGCACTGGCCCAGCCTGCCCGCCCTACCGGCCGCCGCGATCCTCATCGCCGCCCTCGCGGCGATCGCCGCACCGACACCACCGCGCCCGCACCGACCGGAGCCCGCCACCGGACGACGCCGCACCGCCGACACCGCAGGAGCACCGTCATGATCCGCTTCGAGCGCGTCAGCGTCACCTACGAGGACACGTCCCGCCCCACCCTCCGCGACGTCGACCTCGACATCGACGAGGGCGAGCTGTGTCTGGTCGTCGGGCACACCGGCGCGGGGAAGTCGACACTGCTCGCCGCGATCAACGGCCTCGTACCGCACTTCACCGGCGGCACCCTGCAGGGCAGCGTCCGCGTCGGAGGCCGGGACACCGCACACCATCAACCCCGCGAGTTCGCCGACCTGGTCGGCGTGGTCGGGCAGGACCCGGTCGCCGGGTTCGTCACCGACACCGTCGAGGAGGAACTGGCGTACGGGATGGAGCAGCTCGCCCTCGACCCGGCCGTCATGCGGACCAGGGTGGAGGAAACCCTCGACCTGCTCGGCCTGGCGGACCTGCGCCAGCGGGGCCTGCACGAGTTGTCCGGCGGTCAGCAGCAGCGGGTAGCCATTGGCGCCGCCCTGACCGCCCACCCACGGGTACTCGTCCTCGACGAACCGACCTCCGCGCTCGACCCGACCGGCGCCGACGACGTCCTCGCCACCATCACCCGGCTGGTCCACGACCTCGGTGTCACCGTCGTCCTGGCCGAGCACCGTCTCGAACGCGTCCTGCCCTACGCCGACCGGCTCATCCACGTCGCCCGCGACGGCACCGTCCAACACGGTGACCCGGCCACCCTCATCGCCGGCACCACTGTCGCGCCACCCGTGGTCGACCTCGGGCGGATGGCCCAGTGGTCACCGCTGCCACTGTCGGTACGCGACGCCCGCCGGCACGCGAGCGCCCTGCGCGACCGGTTACCCCCGACACCGCCGCGACCACACCGCCACTCCCACGCCGACGCGCGCAACGCGCTCACGGCAACCGGCGTTGTCGTTCGCCACGGGCCGGTCGTCGCCGTTCGCGGGGTTGACCTCAGCCTGGTACGCGGTGAGATAACCGCGTTGATGGGGCGCAACGGCTCCGGCAAGTCGTCGCTGCTCTGGGCTCTGCAAGGCTCGGGTCGCCGCGATGGAGGCAGCATCGCGGTACCCGACTCGTCGTCTCGGGACGTCGACCCGGGGCGGGTCGGCGCGAGCGAGGCCCGCCGACTCGTCGGCCTTGTCCCGCAGACCGCCACCGACCTGCTCTACCTCGACACCGTCGACGCCGAACTCGACCAGGCCGACCGCGACGGCGCCGAACCGGGCACCGCCCGGCGTCTCCTCGACGCCATCGCCGCCGACATCGACGGCGACGACCACCCGCGGGACCTGTCCGCCGGGCAACAACTCGCCCTGGTCCTGGCCATCCAACTCGCCGTCACCCCCGGCGTGCTGCTCCTCGACGAACCCACCCGCGGCCTGGACTACCGGGCCAAGGCCGCGCTGACCCGTACCCTCGACGACCTCGCCGCGCAGGGCCGCGCCATCGTCGTGGCCACCCACGACGTCGAGTTCGCCGCCACCACCGCCGACCGGGTCGTGGTCATGGCCGACGGTGAGGTCGTCGCCG
Coding sequences within:
- a CDS encoding prenyltransferase/squalene oxidase repeat-containing protein, whose amino-acid sequence is MSPLVSRTSRVPAAWLAAVAAAVLGAVALVVPTRAALADPLESCTPTQGAIVAVDFGAWGGPLLRGCDATPTTGLDLLHEAGFTTTGTAHDGPGFICRIGSPDFASGAEHPTPADEACQLTPPASAYWSYWIAPAGQDHWTYSPLGAMAQRPGPGEVEAWVFGGTDIGGTTGAPTFTPASVRASGPPPSATPTPTPTATDGPTEPARPTEAQVKAVATYLVGQLTDGDHVDNGGADHYRSIAVATALAATGGQDQALTKMVDYLRAHVDAAIFPNGDTAAPHTANVANLALLATITGGDPRAFGGRNLVATLTDRVCAVTDVDAGCAAAGDFAGSTGPMTHATALLALKRAGVTPPAPTVARLTEQQCASGAFGGLWLAPAEFCDPDIAATTLAVLALHALGGQDEALGSAKAFLAGAQETDGGYQPYTGAGLTDTYSTGHAAQALAVLGVTDRAAAATGFLVGRIATGGGLSPDPSNPDADLAATGAAALALAGTNLAALTHRLGGPPPAGFRPDLAKGVSYLVAPANLIDGRYYESFPGYPDFGLTIDGAYALAATGGDDAKLRAIVEFLRGGGAVGDNGFTVDMWLGVGTDYAVGGAIGKVALLAQATGYDPRSFGGHDLIAALGDVTCAKVDAQTGCAGAGNYRYATSVFGQSLGIIAQLRAGQGEAAAKPVEFLRGLQRADGSFPSLIPAADTDRDVDSTAMAAMALAALADDPAAVTAVDKALAWIASTQKEHGGFPGAAGDSTNSTALAIQGLTLRGSSYAAQVDKALAFLASQQNDDGGFTVAAGGQAGSDVRASTQVVSGATGISFAALTRDVHDAPGPDPSGSPTPTPTPSASQPSSSTATPGATPSTTGPRGHSWGSLPRTGVSIMTIALLALVLVIGGVLLLVAARRRAVSDAGGGS
- a CDS encoding LPXTG cell wall anchor domain-containing protein — its product is MTARRWLRSIAALTIVAAPVVAPTPALAAPLPIGQCTTSSGVILAVDFSRWGGPLLRSCGTTPTTGYQLLNQGGWRTTGTQHDGPAFICRIGYAGHQGGTQYPTPADEKCALTPPASAYWSYWHADPGQNSWVYSQLGAMSYKPKPGSVDLWIFGATDIGGTQGRPTVSPDSVRARNSRPVGVATTAPPPGAPTPAQPGGGNPPAAGNPPAPGDPGVGPPPPGLPPAGAPASIPTGGTPTPPASPTTFPTAGVPSGAPDATPDGPRILDAAPTATAARQDTGSALPALITVGLLAVLALVGGVVGWRRRRT
- a CDS encoding CbiQ family ECF transporter T component — protein: MPPTRTGLPHRLAVARLPRSLHPVAWWLWALALATAASRTSNPLLLLLIFAVLGFVVTVRRTDAPWARAFRYYLYLALIIIAIRVVFRTVFASGITPEDHILFRLPHLPTPDWYAGIQIGGPVSLEATLSATVDGLRLACLLCCIGAANSLANPKRALRVLPGALYELGVAVTVSLSVAPQLVESVQRVARARRLRAGRARGLGAARAILMPVLHDALDRSLRLAAAMDARGYGRVGTATPASRRLTGVLMLTGMAGLCVGAYGLLDPGVPRPVGLGGLGGGVLLCVAALALGGRRVSRSRYRPDPWQWPEWTVAGSGVVTAVVLGAGTGYDPAALNPTLYPLHWPSLPALPAAAILIAALAAIAAPTPPRPHRPEPATGRRRTADTAGAPS
- a CDS encoding ABC transporter ATP-binding protein; translated protein: MIRFERVSVTYEDTSRPTLRDVDLDIDEGELCLVVGHTGAGKSTLLAAINGLVPHFTGGTLQGSVRVGGRDTAHHQPREFADLVGVVGQDPVAGFVTDTVEEELAYGMEQLALDPAVMRTRVEETLDLLGLADLRQRGLHELSGGQQQRVAIGAALTAHPRVLVLDEPTSALDPTGADDVLATITRLVHDLGVTVVLAEHRLERVLPYADRLIHVARDGTVQHGDPATLIAGTTVAPPVVDLGRMAQWSPLPLSVRDARRHASALRDRLPPTPPRPHRHSHADARNALTATGVVVRHGPVVAVRGVDLSLVRGEITALMGRNGSGKSSLLWALQGSGRRDGGSIAVPDSSSRDVDPGRVGASEARRLVGLVPQTATDLLYLDTVDAELDQADRDGAEPGTARRLLDAIAADIDGDDHPRDLSAGQQLALVLAIQLAVTPGVLLLDEPTRGLDYRAKAALTRTLDDLAAQGRAIVVATHDVEFAATTADRVVVMADGEVVADGPVPTVLTASPTFAPQVAKILAPLPYLTVGQVAAALDDPEVRA